One stretch of Thermoprotei archaeon DNA includes these proteins:
- a CDS encoding lactate utilization protein B, protein MNDVKSWNEAINRVLEPTIIKTKNILDNYKYLYDIADKLRKAKEEVIKNLGYYIDKTMKSVEMVGGTSYLARDSEEARKIIGELVGTNKKIVMGKSMVAYEVGIRQYLINMGNEVWETDLGEFLIQLADEYPSHIIAPAIHMTKERAAQLLKEKIDPNIDESRSPEDLVKSVRKFLRAKFLNADIGISGANAVAADTGAVLMIENEGNIRMTSVLPPTHIVITGIEKIVPTLEYGFYEVMVQSAFGSLYPPTYVNLTAGPSSTADIEHNRVRPAQGPKEFHLILVDNGRSKAARDPVLWEALLCIRCGRCYFHCPIYKTIGPSWGIPPYNGPTGVMWNAVIRGLNNKNVGETAMLCVHAGGCKESCPMKINIPEVIHYIKTLYLRSL, encoded by the coding sequence TTGAATGATGTTAAATCGTGGAATGAAGCAATAAACAGAGTTCTTGAACCAACCATAATAAAGACAAAAAATATTCTCGATAATTACAAATATTTATATGATATTGCAGACAAGCTTAGAAAAGCTAAAGAGGAAGTGATTAAAAATCTTGGATATTATATAGATAAAACTATGAAGTCTGTTGAAATGGTTGGTGGAACATCATATTTAGCACGTGATAGCGAAGAGGCAAGAAAAATTATCGGCGAATTAGTGGGAACAAATAAAAAAATTGTAATGGGCAAATCAATGGTAGCATACGAAGTAGGTATCAGGCAGTATTTGATAAATATGGGAAATGAAGTGTGGGAAACAGACTTGGGAGAATTTCTTATACAGTTAGCTGATGAATATCCATCTCACATAATAGCACCAGCAATACATATGACAAAAGAAAGAGCAGCTCAGCTTTTAAAAGAAAAAATAGATCCGAACATTGATGAAAGTAGAAGCCCTGAAGACCTTGTGAAATCAGTGAGAAAATTCCTTAGAGCAAAATTCTTAAACGCCGATATAGGGATCAGCGGAGCTAACGCCGTAGCAGCAGATACAGGAGCAGTATTAATGATAGAGAATGAGGGAAATATAAGGATGACTTCCGTCCTTCCACCAACACATATAGTAATTACAGGTATAGAAAAAATCGTTCCAACGTTAGAATATGGATTTTATGAAGTTATGGTGCAATCAGCATTCGGAAGCTTATATCCACCAACATATGTAAACCTAACAGCAGGACCTAGTTCAACTGCAGACATAGAACATAATAGAGTTAGACCAGCACAAGGACCTAAAGAATTTCACCTTATTTTAGTTGATAATGGAAGAAGCAAAGCAGCACGTGATCCAGTGCTTTGGGAAGCATTATTGTGCATCAGGTGCGGGCGCTGTTACTTTCATTGTCCAATATATAAGACAATAGGCCCTTCATGGGGAATACCACCATATAATGGTCCAACAGGTGTCATGTGGAATGCAGTCATACGTGGACTTAATAACAAAAATGTCGGAGAAACTGCAATGTTATGTGTTCATGCTGGTGGATGCAAAGAATCATGCCCAATGAAGATCAACATACCTGAAGTTATACATTACATAAAAACATTATACCTAAGGTCACTATAA
- a CDS encoding metallophosphoesterase — MMDLKKSVDVVKPISGVPAVTIRRINLTVISDIHIGYEEELAKSGIFLPRSQLTSLLERVNDLYNASKTKRIVVNGDLKHSFARPSKRISMEISTFLSALLSYYEDVVIVKGNHDNYVANIAKKHNIDVVDYFFEKNILIIHGHKDPGKEYLEGNEYIIIGHEHPSIGIRDDIGHLNKFIVILYVPTVMNNVIVVLPPFSLLSAGTLISTKSRSSLLSPILKNYGILEDAIPFIIEKELGLIELPKLQLLENTIL, encoded by the coding sequence ATGATGGATCTTAAAAAAAGCGTTGATGTTGTGAAGCCTATTTCAGGGGTGCCTGCGGTAACTATTAGAAGAATTAATCTAACGGTAATCTCGGACATTCATATAGGATATGAAGAAGAATTGGCGAAAAGTGGTATATTTCTTCCAAGATCTCAATTAACATCACTTCTTGAGAGAGTCAATGATCTTTATAATGCATCAAAAACAAAACGTATTGTGGTAAACGGAGATTTGAAACATAGTTTTGCTCGGCCAAGTAAACGCATCTCCATGGAAATATCAACATTTCTCAGCGCACTGTTGTCATACTATGAGGACGTTGTGATTGTGAAAGGTAACCATGATAATTATGTAGCAAATATAGCTAAAAAACATAATATTGATGTAGTTGATTACTTTTTTGAGAAAAACATATTGATAATCCATGGTCATAAAGATCCAGGTAAAGAGTATCTGGAGGGAAATGAGTATATCATAATTGGGCATGAACACCCATCAATAGGTATTAGAGACGATATTGGGCATTTAAATAAATTTATAGTAATACTTTATGTCCCGACAGTAATGAATAATGTGATAGTAGTTCTTCCCCCATTTTCGTTATTATCAGCAGGAACATTAATATCAACAAAATCGCGGAGTTCACTATTATCACCAATACTTAAAAATTACGGAATATTAGAAGATGCAATACCATTCATAATAGAAAAAGAGTTAGGTCTCATAGAACTGCCTAAATTACAATTATTAGAGAATACGATACTGTGA
- a CDS encoding DMT family transporter has translation MIDPIPALGTAVIWAISPIYYRDYLVINDVVRINFYRLFYASLGLFLPFIIFGFNDAIIYGSLSGLLTLAVGDTLYLFSIREVGASIAAPVAYTYVLLIQFTAVFLGEQLTINRVVSSMIIILGIYMLSDSKGSARRKGIVMALLTALLWTVGQSSIKLATMGYINPLSIAFARTTTAMSALGLYMLINRKNRFNAKIDKKHHILLATISISDLGLGSALYIYSIGIIGLTITIILTSVSPLLTQIVSKILGKENPSTRDVIAGFLIVTALIIAVI, from the coding sequence ATGATAGACCCAATACCTGCATTAGGCACAGCCGTAATCTGGGCTATTTCACCGATATATTATAGGGATTATTTAGTCATAAATGACGTTGTCAGAATTAATTTTTATAGGCTGTTCTATGCATCATTAGGTCTCTTTCTACCGTTCATTATATTTGGATTTAATGACGCAATAATTTATGGTTCATTAAGCGGGCTATTAACGCTAGCAGTAGGTGATACACTATATCTCTTTTCAATTAGAGAGGTTGGCGCTTCGATAGCAGCACCAGTAGCATACACTTATGTATTACTAATACAGTTTACTGCAGTATTTCTTGGTGAACAGCTCACTATTAATAGAGTTGTGAGTTCAATGATAATAATACTAGGCATTTATATGCTTTCTGATAGTAAAGGATCAGCACGGAGAAAGGGAATTGTTATGGCGTTGCTCACTGCACTGTTATGGACTGTTGGTCAATCCTCAATAAAACTTGCTACTATGGGGTATATTAATCCATTATCGATAGCATTTGCAAGAACTACTACAGCTATGTCCGCACTAGGACTTTACATGTTAATTAACAGAAAAAATAGATTCAACGCAAAAATTGATAAAAAACATCACATATTGTTAGCTACAATCTCAATATCTGATTTGGGACTTGGATCAGCCCTCTATATTTATTCTATAGGGATAATAGGACTCACTATCACAATTATATTAACAAGTGTATCACCATTATTAACGCAGATTGTATCAAAAATACTTGGAAAAGAGAACCCATCCACCAGGGATGTAATTGCTGGTTTTCTCATAGTAACCGCATTAATAATTGCTGTAATTTAA
- a CDS encoding phosphatase PAP2 family protein, producing the protein MAKSALSLLAFVFYLMFSFYVKIVNEPNIPENLVVFQFIISNRLQYLNDFMILLSKYGREYFWTFVVILLWVFGKEKEKKSSILMALGFIIAIIFGEFSKMLIMQPRPSVLFYLIPEKLNDYSYPSGHALIVATGAIIALLMLPLFVSIPLLIEAIAVSYSRIYIGVHWPIDILGGWILGIAIALFAVSMYEKIDPVYNLLIKTWNKIVKFIHWSIFS; encoded by the coding sequence ATGGCAAAATCGGCATTATCATTATTAGCATTTGTTTTTTATTTAATGTTTTCATTTTATGTAAAAATAGTAAATGAACCTAATATACCAGAAAATTTAGTTGTTTTTCAGTTTATTATCAGTAATAGGCTACAATATTTAAATGATTTCATGATACTATTAAGTAAGTATGGAAGAGAGTATTTTTGGACATTTGTGGTGATTTTATTATGGGTCTTTGGAAAAGAAAAAGAAAAGAAATCGAGCATATTAATGGCTTTGGGATTTATTATTGCGATCATTTTTGGTGAATTCTCTAAAATGCTTATTATGCAACCAAGACCTAGTGTATTATTTTACTTAATTCCTGAAAAATTAAATGATTATAGTTATCCGTCGGGACATGCACTGATAGTTGCTACTGGTGCAATTATAGCCTTATTAATGTTACCGTTATTCGTTTCAATTCCTCTTCTTATTGAAGCAATAGCTGTCAGTTATTCGAGAATATATATTGGAGTGCATTGGCCTATTGATATACTTGGAGGCTGGATTTTAGGAATTGCTATAGCATTATTTGCAGTATCGATGTATGAAAAAATAGATCCGGTTTATAACTTATTAATAAAAACTTGGAATAAAATAGTAAAATTTATTCATTGGTCTATTTTTTCTTAA
- a CDS encoding HAD family hydrolase: MKDKIIYIDLDDTIIKNNAVSTALSEAYKKISSITNVNLDLIKQEAMSIHLEFIRNNDVRAFDWDFIVNLIAHKFRCKNNISIKDLIKKHISDAIILDNAIDVLMNLKEKHTLILATNGLYKYQRWIIETFRLKDYFDMIITSDKVGCIKTCEKFYRLPNYNSVKIMVGDHPVFDVYYPKRFGLKTILIDRGFKPSIKTYADVLGIKIETIKPDIIVKKFDDILYVITNL; the protein is encoded by the coding sequence ATGAAAGATAAAATCATTTACATTGATCTTGATGATACGATTATAAAAAATAATGCAGTATCTACTGCTCTCTCTGAGGCATATAAAAAAATAAGTTCGATTACGAATGTTAACCTTGATTTAATAAAACAAGAAGCGATGAGCATTCATTTAGAATTCATAAGAAATAATGATGTGCGAGCATTTGATTGGGATTTCATTGTAAATTTGATAGCTCATAAATTTAGATGCAAAAACAATATTAGCATTAAAGATTTAATTAAAAAGCATATAAGTGACGCAATAATACTAGATAATGCGATTGATGTCCTTATGAATCTTAAGGAAAAACATACTCTGATCTTAGCTACGAATGGACTTTATAAGTATCAAAGATGGATTATTGAAACATTTAGGTTAAAAGACTATTTTGACATGATAATAACATCTGATAAGGTTGGATGTATTAAAACATGTGAAAAATTTTATAGATTGCCTAATTACAATTCCGTTAAAATCATGGTAGGTGATCATCCAGTATTTGATGTATACTATCCAAAGAGGTTTGGATTAAAAACTATATTAATCGACAGAGGTTTTAAACCATCAATAAAAACTTATGCTGATGTTCTCGGTATAAAAATAGAAACTATAAAACCTGATATAATAGTTAAGAAATTTGATGATATACTTTATGTAATAACCAATCTCTAA
- a CDS encoding long-chain fatty acid--CoA ligase, whose translation MSELSEFDVINFVLSKPWVKNYDPDVPSEIDIPEKPLYSLVDEAAELHPERIAIIFFGKKITYKQLRNMIDSFAHALQEHGVKKGDVVALLLPNTPQFVISYYAILKIGAVVTPINPLYKSAEIKRQLLDSGAETIILLDMLYHEFETIRHEVKVKRIIITSIKDFLPFFLKLLYPLKYKTPKIKFDQYIYHFLDFLKYAPEHKAVEINPKEDIAALMYTGGTTGVPKGAMLTHYNLLSNALQIKYWYKPKIEPMVVLSLLPFFHIYGQTAAMNYVFVHRGTMVILPRFDITDVFKSISKYHVTIFPGVPTLYIQIINSPLVKKYKLSTIESCISGAAPLPIEVQKKFEELTGGKLREGYGLTETSPVTHVNPIMGKFKVGSIGLPLPNTFAAIADVDANKLLPPDAVGELVISGPQVMKGYYNLPEENAKVFFELGGIRWFRTGDIAKMDAEGYFYIVERKKDLIKYKGYSVYPREVEEVLYQHPAVKEAAVIGVPDPEVGEQIKAFVVLKDDFKDKVKEEEIIKFMKDRIAPYKYPRIIEFRDSLPKSVVGKILRRELREEEIKKVKEK comes from the coding sequence GTGTCTGAGTTGTCAGAATTTGATGTTATAAATTTTGTGCTATCTAAACCATGGGTTAAAAATTATGATCCTGATGTACCATCAGAGATTGATATACCAGAAAAACCTCTTTACTCATTGGTTGATGAGGCGGCAGAATTACATCCAGAAAGAATAGCAATAATATTTTTTGGCAAGAAAATCACTTACAAGCAACTTAGAAACATGATTGATAGTTTTGCACATGCATTGCAAGAACACGGTGTGAAGAAAGGTGATGTAGTGGCTTTATTACTCCCTAATACACCACAATTTGTAATATCATATTATGCTATACTGAAAATTGGTGCCGTTGTTACACCTATAAATCCTCTTTATAAATCAGCAGAAATAAAAAGACAACTACTTGATAGTGGAGCAGAGACGATAATACTACTTGATATGCTCTATCATGAATTCGAGACTATTAGGCATGAGGTAAAAGTAAAAAGAATTATAATAACCAGCATAAAAGACTTTCTACCATTCTTTCTAAAACTGTTATACCCACTAAAGTATAAAACACCTAAGATAAAATTTGATCAATACATTTATCATTTTTTGGATTTTCTTAAGTATGCACCTGAGCACAAAGCCGTTGAAATAAACCCTAAAGAAGATATTGCAGCATTAATGTATACTGGTGGTACGACGGGAGTGCCAAAGGGTGCTATGTTAACACATTACAATCTATTATCTAATGCGCTTCAGATCAAATACTGGTATAAGCCTAAAATTGAACCAATGGTAGTGCTTTCGCTTCTTCCATTTTTCCACATCTATGGTCAGACAGCAGCTATGAATTATGTCTTTGTACATAGAGGTACCATGGTTATTCTTCCGAGATTTGATATTACTGATGTATTCAAAAGCATCAGCAAATACCATGTAACGATTTTTCCTGGCGTTCCGACATTATACATACAAATTATAAACTCTCCATTAGTAAAGAAATACAAACTAAGTACAATCGAATCATGTATTAGTGGAGCCGCACCATTACCTATCGAAGTTCAAAAAAAGTTTGAGGAGCTTACTGGAGGGAAATTAAGAGAAGGTTACGGTCTTACTGAGACAAGCCCTGTAACTCATGTAAACCCAATAATGGGTAAATTTAAAGTTGGTTCTATAGGTTTACCGTTACCTAATACCTTCGCAGCGATAGCGGATGTTGATGCTAATAAGCTATTACCTCCAGACGCCGTAGGTGAATTAGTAATTTCAGGTCCTCAGGTTATGAAAGGTTATTATAATTTGCCGGAAGAGAATGCTAAAGTGTTTTTTGAATTAGGTGGAATTAGATGGTTCAGAACTGGTGACATAGCGAAGATGGATGCAGAAGGATATTTCTATATTGTTGAACGTAAAAAAGACTTAATAAAATATAAAGGTTATTCAGTTTATCCAAGAGAGGTTGAAGAGGTTTTATATCAACATCCTGCAGTTAAAGAGGCCGCTGTAATAGGTGTTCCAGATCCTGAAGTTGGTGAGCAAATTAAAGCGTTTGTAGTGTTAAAGGATGATTTTAAAGATAAAGTGAAAGAAGAGGAAATCATAAAATTTATGAAGGATCGCATTGCACCTTACAAATATCCAAGAATTATTGAATTTAGGGATTCATTGCCTAAGAGCGTAGTTGGTAAGATATTAAGAAGAGAACTTAGGGAGGAAGAAATAAAAAAGGTTAAAGAGAAATAA
- a CDS encoding HAD family hydrolase translates to MIKLISFDVWGTLLNLHIFYNEVAKEFSLLTKNDNVSTLNIIENAYDKAKNLRRAGKFSEHNIYEESSKFLASKLNSSPNIVKRAFHRAALTVNVDELVMDDARNVLEEIRKLDIKIVTLGNTLFWPSSITRILLERTQLTNYIDDEFYSDEIGFFKPKFEAFNTMLTTMNVPASQALHVGDSLHEDFIGSINSGLRGVLIDPSVSGIIKVSKYGFIIPQLKYVLKLIYDV, encoded by the coding sequence ATGATAAAATTAATAAGCTTTGATGTATGGGGCACATTACTTAACTTACATATATTTTATAATGAAGTTGCAAAAGAATTCTCGCTTCTTACTAAAAATGATAATGTTAGTACATTAAATATAATTGAAAATGCGTATGATAAAGCTAAAAATCTAAGGCGAGCAGGTAAATTCAGTGAGCATAATATATATGAAGAAAGTTCTAAATTTTTGGCTTCTAAACTCAATAGTTCTCCAAACATAGTTAAACGTGCATTTCATAGAGCCGCATTGACCGTTAATGTAGACGAGTTAGTTATGGATGATGCAAGGAATGTTCTCGAAGAAATAAGAAAGTTGGACATAAAAATTGTAACGTTAGGAAATACACTTTTCTGGCCAAGCTCTATAACGAGGATACTCTTAGAACGAACACAACTAACTAATTACATAGATGATGAATTCTATTCTGATGAAATTGGCTTTTTCAAGCCAAAATTTGAAGCATTTAACACAATGCTTACTACAATGAACGTCCCGGCATCACAAGCACTACATGTAGGAGATAGTTTGCATGAGGATTTCATTGGTTCAATTAACTCTGGTTTAAGAGGTGTCCTTATTGATCCTTCAGTGAGCGGTATTATAAAAGTATCTAAGTACGGTTTTATAATCCCTCAACTAAAATATGTTCTAAAACTTATATACGATGTCTAA
- a CDS encoding creatininase family protein, with amino-acid sequence MLLGKLTWSEVSDIVNNVDFVIVPIGSTEQHGEHLPLDNDAYTALEISKLVTETLKEKLKILIAPPIPYGMSEHHMDFPGTITLKNETLINVIKDICISLSRHGFKKILILNGHGGNTAAIRAAIQELNLEYGLNVYTLNWWDLVSDVIKSIYGTPITHADESETAVAYALNQRVVKELMKGSGNYGEETALYTVKRMKKYTSTGSMGHPEKALKEHGEIIVNSVVNRLAEELLRLSKQ; translated from the coding sequence ATGTTATTAGGGAAATTAACATGGAGTGAGGTGTCTGATATTGTAAATAATGTGGATTTTGTAATCGTACCAATTGGTTCAACAGAACAACATGGAGAACACTTGCCATTGGATAATGATGCATATACCGCATTAGAGATTTCTAAGCTCGTTACTGAGACACTTAAAGAAAAATTAAAAATTCTCATAGCACCACCAATACCATATGGCATGAGTGAACATCATATGGATTTTCCAGGAACTATAACCTTAAAAAATGAGACTCTTATCAACGTTATTAAAGATATCTGTATAAGTCTTTCAAGACATGGTTTTAAAAAAATTTTGATACTTAATGGACACGGCGGCAATACTGCTGCTATAAGAGCCGCTATTCAAGAGCTCAATTTAGAATATGGCTTAAATGTGTATACATTAAATTGGTGGGATCTTGTTTCAGATGTTATTAAATCAATATATGGTACTCCAATAACACATGCTGATGAAAGTGAAACTGCAGTAGCATATGCCCTAAATCAAAGAGTTGTAAAAGAGCTTATGAAGGGTTCTGGGAATTATGGAGAAGAGACCGCATTATATACAGTAAAAAGAATGAAAAAATACACTTCCACAGGTTCCATGGGACACCCAGAAAAAGCATTAAAAGAACACGGAGAAATAATCGTTAATTCAGTGGTTAACCGATTAGCAGAAGAATTACTAAGACTTTCAAAACAATGA
- a CDS encoding (Fe-S)-binding protein yields MLKNIIKRSLQENMLPLPISKSVCHKWASGLNLKKDSDTILYTSCLYQLIPYINSFTEYMEKFNVSRGHFSSLIPILSKFSFLLKPKKELTEKSEKILRNIVNELSITINFGYLYDEEPYSGALLYELGFEDEFREYVKKVVEIFKSNNIKKIITIDPHTHYILKVVYPKVVNFNIEVVNYLELIRPMKKANLSVVIHDSCLYSRFLDMHDTYRKILDNMSIERKEHQVFTAKDVGGCCGGPIESLAPEISRRIAEIRVNELSKLSKNIVVVCPICLANLSRVPSNVNIIDLAELF; encoded by the coding sequence ATGCTTAAAAATATTATAAAAAGAAGTTTACAGGAAAACATGTTACCACTTCCAATATCAAAATCTGTTTGTCACAAATGGGCTTCCGGTTTAAACTTAAAAAAAGACAGTGACACAATACTGTACACTTCATGTTTATATCAGCTAATTCCCTATATCAACTCTTTTACAGAATACATGGAAAAATTTAATGTGAGTAGAGGTCATTTTTCTTCGCTGATTCCAATTCTCTCAAAGTTTTCATTTCTACTTAAGCCAAAAAAAGAGCTTACCGAAAAATCTGAAAAAATTCTAAGAAACATAGTCAATGAACTTTCTATAACGATAAATTTTGGTTATTTATATGATGAGGAGCCCTATTCTGGAGCATTACTGTATGAACTGGGATTCGAAGATGAGTTCAGGGAGTATGTTAAAAAAGTAGTAGAAATTTTTAAATCAAATAACATAAAAAAGATCATCACAATTGATCCACATACTCATTATATATTGAAAGTTGTTTACCCTAAAGTTGTAAACTTTAACATTGAAGTCGTTAATTATTTAGAACTTATAAGGCCTATGAAGAAAGCAAACCTAAGTGTTGTGATACACGATTCTTGTCTATATTCAAGATTTCTTGATATGCATGATACTTACAGAAAAATTTTAGATAATATGAGCATAGAACGAAAAGAGCATCAAGTATTCACAGCGAAGGATGTTGGTGGGTGTTGTGGTGGACCAATAGAATCTTTAGCTCCAGAAATATCAAGAAGAATAGCGGAAATACGTGTAAATGAACTATCAAAACTTTCAAAGAATATAGTAGTAGTATGTCCAATATGTCTTGCAAACCTAAGTAGAGTACCCAGTAACGTAAATATTATTGACTTGGCCGAACTATTTTAA
- a CDS encoding mechanosensitive ion channel family protein, which yields MTTIHKAIGKVIFYFIATAIILSLVSPILGYVKPFLINYFDITTYAPYINSIIIVVFGYLIVNNIAGLFYETSKDKIGVHNANLIKTLIKISGMAIILSILTSVFNVSASAALTMGSFTGLVVGFATQQVLGQAIAGIFLLFARPFKPGDRIRVAGQNGIVQEIDIMYTVILSEDGKNQILIPNGSVIGQVIIKNIQ from the coding sequence ATGACAACGATACACAAAGCAATTGGGAAAGTAATCTTTTATTTTATAGCAACCGCAATAATATTGTCATTAGTAAGCCCAATCTTAGGTTATGTAAAACCATTTTTAATAAATTACTTTGATATAACAACATATGCTCCATACATTAACTCGATAATAATAGTTGTATTTGGTTATTTAATTGTGAATAATATAGCTGGTTTATTTTATGAGACATCAAAAGATAAAATAGGAGTGCATAATGCAAATCTCATTAAAACTCTAATTAAGATATCAGGTATGGCCATTATTTTATCTATTTTGACTTCGGTGTTTAATGTCAGTGCATCAGCAGCTCTTACAATGGGTTCCTTTACTGGTCTAGTAGTAGGATTTGCCACGCAACAGGTTCTAGGACAGGCAATTGCAGGTATATTTCTACTATTTGCAAGACCATTTAAACCTGGTGATAGAATAAGAGTAGCAGGGCAGAATGGAATTGTACAAGAGATTGATATAATGTATACTGTAATTCTTAGCGAAGATGGAAAAAATCAGATACTAATACCGAACGGAAGTGTAATAGGACAAGTAATAATTAAGAATATTCAATAA
- the mvk gene encoding mevalonate kinase, with amino-acid sequence MVIASAPGKVTLFGEHAVVYGEPAIVMAINKRTYVEMKAREDSKIRINAPDIIIRGITLTFDNNTFSIESDSAKILSELSYVTKAIELVVKKTNTFKGVDIKVWSEMPVGAGLGTSASIAVATIKAYSEILGLELNEKDIAFLGWQTELAIQGIASPMDATITTYGGIIQVQLIDNNIAIEKIRTSTKLPIVIGYIPREYKTKDMVIKVKSLKEKYNNVITPIITTIGNITRKAKQALEYGNLDEIGDLMNINHGLLEALGVSTKQLNDMVYAARKAGALGSKLTGAGGGGCIIALASKQIENVTSAIRSAGGQTLESGTSEKGIIITNE; translated from the coding sequence ATGGTTATTGCATCAGCACCAGGTAAAGTAACTTTATTTGGGGAACATGCGGTTGTTTATGGTGAACCGGCTATAGTAATGGCAATAAATAAACGCACTTACGTAGAAATGAAAGCAAGGGAAGATTCTAAAATCCGTATTAATGCACCAGATATCATAATAAGGGGTATCACATTAACGTTTGATAATAACACATTCTCAATAGAAAGTGATTCAGCAAAAATACTTTCAGAATTGAGTTATGTAACAAAGGCCATTGAACTTGTAGTAAAAAAGACTAACACTTTCAAAGGAGTTGACATAAAAGTATGGTCTGAAATGCCAGTTGGAGCAGGATTAGGTACGTCAGCATCAATAGCGGTTGCTACAATCAAAGCCTATAGTGAGATCCTAGGTTTAGAATTAAATGAAAAGGATATAGCATTCTTAGGCTGGCAAACTGAACTAGCAATACAAGGAATAGCAAGCCCCATGGATGCTACTATCACAACTTATGGAGGCATAATTCAAGTACAGCTAATAGACAATAACATTGCCATAGAAAAAATACGCACATCAACTAAACTACCAATAGTAATTGGATATATACCAAGAGAATATAAAACAAAAGACATGGTTATTAAAGTTAAATCATTAAAAGAAAAATATAACAATGTGATAACCCCCATCATTACAACTATAGGTAACATAACCAGAAAAGCAAAGCAGGCCCTTGAATATGGAAACCTAGATGAAATTGGAGATCTCATGAACATCAATCATGGTCTACTTGAGGCTTTGGGAGTATCAACAAAACAATTAAATGACATGGTATATGCGGCTAGAAAAGCAGGAGCGCTAGGATCAAAACTAACAGGTGCTGGTGGAGGAGGATGCATAATAGCATTGGCATCAAAACAAATCGAAAATGTTACTTCGGCGATAAGATCAGCAGGAGGACAAACTTTAGAATCAGGCACATCAGAAAAAGGCATCATAATAACTAACGAATAA
- a CDS encoding DUF2258 domain-containing protein produces MPTMNTGLVIAGAYAKQVRNVMAAQAKSVGLDVAAAIRGAAILNQKLLDEIIKRKIDKGDVVRIKIDYEVLNGEVQWKYETLNIETWKKAQ; encoded by the coding sequence ATGCCTACAATGAATACAGGCCTTGTAATAGCAGGTGCGTACGCCAAGCAAGTTAGAAATGTAATGGCAGCACAGGCTAAAAGTGTCGGATTAGATGTAGCAGCAGCAATTAGAGGTGCAGCAATATTAAATCAAAAATTATTAGATGAGATCATAAAACGAAAGATAGATAAAGGTGATGTAGTTAGGATAAAAATAGACTACGAAGTCCTTAATGGAGAAGTACAATGGAAATATGAAACATTGAATATTGAAACTTGGAAAAAAGCACAATAA